The genomic stretch GCCCGCATCGAGGAGGTCGTCGAGAAGGTCAAGAAGGAGATGGAGCAGCACCTCAAGGAGGAGGGCGAGAAGGCCGGCTTCGAGGTAGGCGTGCACGGGCTGCACCCCGAGCTGGTCAAGCTGGTGGGACGGATGAAGTTCCGCACCTCCTACGGCCAGAACTGCCTCCAGCACTCCAAGGAGGTGGCCTGGCTGGCCGGCATGATGGCGGCCGAGATCAAGGCCGACGTCAAGCTGGCCAAGCGCATGGGGCTGCTGCACGACATCGGCAAGGCTCTCACCCACGAGCAGGAGGGCAGCCACCCGGAGCTCTCGCTGCAGGTGCTGACCAAGTACAACGAGAGCCCCGAGGTCATCAACGCCGCCCTCTGCGGCCACGAGAACGTCGAGCCCCAGACCATCGAGGCCGTGCTGGTGGAGGCCGCCGACGGTATCTCGGCCGCCCGGCCGGGAGCCCGGCGCGACGTGCTCGAGTCCTACATCAAGCGGCTGGCCAAGCTGGAGGAGATCGCGCTCAGCTACAAGGGCGTGGAGATGTGCTATGCGATCCAGGCGGGGCGCGAGCTGCGCGTCATCACCAAGGCCGACATCATCTCCGACCTCGAGGCGCACCAGCTCGCCAAGGACATCACCAAGCGCATCGAGGCCGAGATGCAGTACCCCGGCCACATCAAGGTCGTCGTCATCCGGGAGACGCGGGCCGTGGAGGTCGCCAAGTAGGCGTCGATGAACATCTTGATGGTCGGGGACATCTTCGGCGAGCCGGGCCGGGCCGCCCTCGCCAAGCTCCTGCCGAAGCTGCGCCAGGAGCACGCCATCGACCTCGCGGTGGTGAACGTCGAGAACGCCGCCGCCGGCTTCGGCGTCACCCCGCAGATGGCGCGCGCCTTCCTCGATCAGGGCGTTGACGTGATGACCTCGGGCAACCACATCTGGGACCGGAAGGAGATCGTGGAGTTCATCACCCGGGAGAACCTGCTGCTGCGCCCGGCCAACTTCCCCGCCGGCACCCCCGGCGTCGGCCACGTCACCGTGAAGGCCGGCCCGCACCGCGTCGCGGTGCTGAACCTGATGGGGCGGGTGTTCATGAGCCCGATCGACTGCCCGTTCCAGACGGCCGACGAAGTCATTCCGCAGCTCCGGCGGGAGACGCCGATCATCCTCGTGGACATGCACGCCGAGGCGACCTCCGAGTCCGTCGCCATGGGCTGGTACCTGGACGGCCGCGTGAGCGCGGTGGTGGGCACGCACCGCCACGTGCAGACCGCGGACGAGCGCGTGCTGCCCAAGGGGACCGCCTACATCACCGATCTCGGGATGACGGGCCCGATCGACTCCGTCATCGGCGTCGACAAGGACCTCATCCTGCAGCGCTTCTTGACCCAGATGCCGGTCCGGTTCGAGCCGGCCAAGGGACCGGCGGCGCTCTGCGGCGTGGTCATCACCATCGATCCCGAGACCGGTCGCGCCTCGGACATCCGCCGCCTTCGCGTCCCGGCTTGAGCCCCCCCCACGTTGATTCTGGATGGTCGGATCGTCGCCCAGAAGGTGCTGGCCGACGTCCGGGCCGGCGTGGAGCGGCTGCGGGCAGCGACAGGCGTCACGGCGACGCTCGCCGTCGTGCTGGTCGGGGACGACGCGCCCTCGAAGATCTACATCGCCAACAAGAAGAAGGCGGCCGACG from Candidatus Methylomirabilota bacterium encodes the following:
- a CDS encoding TIGR00282 family metallophosphoesterase; its protein translation is MNILMVGDIFGEPGRAALAKLLPKLRQEHAIDLAVVNVENAAAGFGVTPQMARAFLDQGVDVMTSGNHIWDRKEIVEFITRENLLLRPANFPAGTPGVGHVTVKAGPHRVAVLNLMGRVFMSPIDCPFQTADEVIPQLRRETPIILVDMHAEATSESVAMGWYLDGRVSAVVGTHRHVQTADERVLPKGTAYITDLGMTGPIDSVIGVDKDLILQRFLTQMPVRFEPAKGPAALCGVVITIDPETGRASDIRRLRVPA